In Scomber japonicus isolate fScoJap1 chromosome 19, fScoJap1.pri, whole genome shotgun sequence, a single genomic region encodes these proteins:
- the LOC128380656 gene encoding uncharacterized protein LOC128380656, whose protein sequence is MQQVRVKYLRKEELHCSLTETSRPLRLTEKECETEAESTMSTDFTQDSVLHFLQSRGGTVKNSDLLLHFRPFLRDHAEPIRNRDLFKKFVNSVATVKQEEGVNYVILRKKFRGHVPGGGGVVSSGQARLPAGKNAEPSPEKSNPKSAVSRANPRQKAHLREETTPAPLGRTAKPILPAAGLVLNNNNNNVETNLNLKQQQQLISTPELFAGPASDQLVGHTQIPERTELKTPSLPETSAQDQLVKVGQNNKVRFGPPAFRHHGTTSQQVPGPETLQERQASLQPKGGLHQDPVPDANQQVPGPETLKGREASLQPKGGLHQDPVLHASQQVPGPETLQERQASLQPKGGLHQDPVPDANQQVPGPETLKGREASLQPKGGLHQDPVLHASQQVPGPETLKGREASLQLKGGLHRDPVPHASQQVPGQETVKRREASLQPQGGLHQDPSPHTLVAPRRTRFRQSYKTAVSYDDDEEQEEEVPMRQGSAWPLGAPLGHSQRVISASSPCIIDQPAPPSVISSSSSSERNPPKIIIRGVGGETLPPRGGWSGQSGAELRGQWAGPEAASVPGDMMSTRRSLPLEAQRYIPSPDRAEEVPQDHHPDHQYSHSADVQLEARQGSSQDQKSWLTSSCSSVFSPSSDGGFRSDCPPSDSPRGSGWNSSSEDLEPRAGETEGKVQEVLQRAKATKLESVTHRAESKTTKPWHHSTGNLLNDQEPSARVSPLHHSTDHLHVNQHSTPKVLLWHGSTGDLDDAESSDGSASSPPVRKRPAVARRLSSKLRSRMCRSLGANLDQLLDEETRGAGGNEAARLNRLHLISSSLSLHCNLSSSSLSSCSTPPRCQSLADLEEGEEGKGGRSRQINKQSLVPLEHREHMWVVKGAAGAWPDIYSLFREDSSLLNKRDFISGFTVLHWIAKHGDHRVLNTLWYGVEKAGLTMDINARSSCGHTPLHISAIHGHKNIMRLLVKKFSADVKLRDTAGKKPWQYLSHTMSPDIFQLLGAPARASLGEGAGARKADHSLEPQQHRRRHRRHHFSSASGDRPLTIAGTAKVKRSTSIAALLKHKSLRRIHGHLSESSI, encoded by the exons ATGCAACAGGTGAGGGTTAAATACCTGAGGAAGGAGGAGCTTCACTGCAGTCTCACTGAAACTAGTCGACCTTTGAGACTAACAGAGAAAGAGTGTGAGACAGAAGCAGAGAGCACAATGAGCACAGATTTCACTCAGGACTCGGTGTTACATTTCCTCCAGAGCAGAGGAGGCACGGTGAAGAACTCGGATCTGCTTCTGCACTTCAGACCCTTCCTGCGGGATCATGCGGAGCCGATTCGGAACCGCGATCTCTTCAAAAAGTTCGTCAACTCGGTGGCCACAGTTAAACAAGAGGAAGGCGTCAATTACGTCATTCTCAGGAAGAAATTTAGAGGACATGTCCCGGGAGGAGGTGGTGTGGTTTCTTCAGGACAAGCGCGATTGCCCGCCGGGAAGAACGCTGAACCCTCCCCGGAGAAAAGCAACCCTAAATCGGCTGTGAGCAGAGCGAATCCTCGGCAGAAAGCACATCTGAGGGAGGAGACAACCCCCGCCCCGCTGGGACGTACCGCCAAACCAATCCTACCTGCAGCTGGGCTCGtgctcaacaacaacaacaacaatgtggAAACTAATCTTAACctgaaacagcagcaacagctgaTCAGCACACCTGAGCTGTTTGCTGGACCAGCATCTGATCAGCTGGTGGGTCACACTCAGATCCCAGAGAGGACAGAGCTGAAGACCCCTAGTCTGCCAGAGACTTCAGCCCAGGACCAGCTTGTGAAGGTGGGACAGAATAATAAGGTGAGGTTTGGTCCACCTGCTTTCAGACATCATGGAACAACCAGCCAGCAGGTCCCAGGCCCAGAGACCCTCCAAGAGCGGCAGGCCAGTCTACAGCCTAAGGGAGGTCTTCATCAGGACCCTGTTCCTGATGCCAACCAGCAGGTCCCAGGCCCAGAGACCCTCAAAGGGAGGGAGGCCAGTCTACAGCCTAAGGGAGGTCTTCACCAGGACCCTGTTCTTCATGCCAGCCAGCAGGTCCCAGGCCCAGAGACCCTCCAAGAGCGGCAGGCCAGTCTACAGCCTAAGGGAGGTCTTCATCAGGACCCTGTTCCTGATGCCAACCAGCAGGTCCCAGGCCCAGAGACCCTCAAAGGGAGGGAGGCCAGTCTACAGCCTAAGGGAGGTCTTCACCAGGACCCTGTTCTTCATGCCAGCCAGCAGGTCCCAGGCCCAGAGACCCTCAAAGGGAGGGAGGCCAGTCTACAGCTTAAGGGAGGTCTTCATCGTGACCCTGTTCCTCATGCCAGCCAGCAGGTCCCAGGCCAAGAAACCGTCAAAAGGAGGGAGGCCAGTCTACAGCCTCAGGGAGGTCTTCATCAGGACCCCTCTCCTCATACTCTGGTGGCCCCACGCCGCACCAGATTCAGGCAGAGCTACAAAACTGCGGTCTCTTACGATGACGAtgaggagcaagaggaggaggtcCCGATGAGGCAGGGCTCAGCGTGGCCCTTGGGCGCTCCACTAGGGCACTCACAGAGGGTCATTTCTGCCTCCTCACCATGCATCATAGACCAGCCTGCGCCTCCCTCtgtcatctcctcctcctcttcatcggAAAGGAATCCCCCAAAAATTATCATCCGGGGTGTGGGAGGGGAAACGCTGCCCCCTCGTGGAGGATGGAGCGGACAGTCGGGGGCGGAGTTAAGAGGGCAGTGGGCAGGGCCAGAAGCTGCATCTGTCCCGGGGGACATGATGTCCACACGACGCAGCTTGCCTTTAGAGGCACAGCGCTACATCCCGTCTCcagaccgagctgaggaggtgCCACAGGACCACCACCCGGACCACCAATACTCGCACTCTGCAGATGTGCAGCTGGAGGCCAGGCAGGGGTCGAGTCAAGATCAAAAATCGTGGCTGACGTCTAGTTGCAGCAGTGTCTTCTCTCCCTCATCTGACGGCGGCTTCAGGAGTGACTGTCCGCCCTCTGACTCCCCCAGAGGATCAGGGTGGAACAGCAGCTCCGAGGATCTGGAGCCCAGAGCAG GTGAGACTGAGGGTAAAGTTCAGGAAGTACTCCAGCGAGCCAAAGCGACTAAACTTGAGTCCGTGACACATCGAGCTGAGAGTAAAACCACAAAGCCATGGCATCACTCTACAGGGAATCTTCTTAATGACCAGGAGCCCTCAGCCCGGGTGTCTCCACTGCATCATTCCACTGACCATCTCCATGTCAACCAGCATTCTACACCCAAAGTGTTGCTATGGCACGGCTCCACAG GAGATCTTGATGACGCAGAGTCGAGCGATGGCTCAGCCTCTTCCCCTCCAGTGCGGAAGCGCCCGGCGGTGGCCAGACGGCTGAGTAGCAAGCTGAGGAGCCGGATGTGTCGCAGCCTGGGTGCCAACCTCGACCAGCTCCTCGATGAAGAGACGAGGGGAGCAGGAGGAAACGAAGCAGCTCGGCTGAACCGCCTCCACCTGATCTCGTCCTCGCTCAGCCTTCACTGCAACCTGTCGTCCTCCTCGCTGTCGTCCTGTTCCACTCCACCTCGCTGCCAGAGCCTCGCCGACttggaagagggggaggaggggaagggagggaggagccGTCAGATAAATAAACAG TCACTAGTTCCCCTGGAGCACAGGGAGCACATGTGGGTGGTGAAAGGGGCAGCAGGCGCCTGGCCCGACATCTACTCCCTGTTCAGAGAGGACTCGTCTCTACTCAACAAACGAGATTTCATCTCTGGCTTCACTGTGCTGCACTGGATTGCCAAACACGGTGACCACAGAGTCCTCAATACCTTATG GTATGGAGTAGAAAAGGCCGGTTTGACCATGGACATAAACGCCAGGTCATCGTGCGGCCACACACCTCTCCACATCTCTGCTATCCACGGCCACAAGAACATCATGCGGTTGCTGGTTAAAAAGTTCAGCGCTGACGTGAAACTGAGGGACACAGCAGGAAAGAAGCCGTGGCAGTACCTGAGCCACACTATGTCACCGGACATCTTCCAGCTGCTGGGAGCACCAGCGCGGGCCAGTTTAGGAGAGGGGGCAGGAGCTCGGAAAGCAGACCACAGCTTGGAACCGCAGCAGCATCGTCGTCGTCATCGGCGTCATCACTTCTCCTCTGCTTCAGGAGACAGGCCACTGACCATCGCAGGCACGGCTAAGGTCAAAAGGTCTACATCAATTGCGGCACTCCTCAAACACAAGTCATTGCGTCGTATTCACGGACATCTTTCTGAATCCTCAATTTAA
- the ccni gene encoding cyclin-I: MKFTEPWGRQRLSFLLEKAASREAKMWKVYVPKKPSPQDTDISPAQRDEAVRWLTELHSKLKMYPETLVLAVSILDRFLAPIKARPKYLRCIAIACFFLAAKTCEEDECVPSLRELAASSSCGCSPSEILRMERIILDKLNWDLHTATPLDFLHIFHAMVLSCRSGFLDSMLGLNRSQHLALLTQRLYHCLADHTLIKLRGSMLALALITLELETCCPDWLALTIDLLKKAQIDSSELIRSRELVARSLSTPRASLPPNTVYIYQPLQSQTTPQPPDQDPPPPCYTLGTTTTESSRDHTHVTAPVSQPHTPAGREQGSQQPWSSAFSSSSTNSSIPALLSPPKQLRHLNQLQRVTLRCKASAKRKVEEMEVDDFYDGIKRLYNEDVTTTTTTSAIQEGSTPATGAMTTGGGGGGLGVCSVLLPRQEGSSSPCPPLQPVSAS, from the exons GATACAGACATCTCCCCTGCACAGCGGGATGAGGCCGTGCGCTGGTTGACGGAGCTCCACAGCAAACTGAAGATGTACCCAGAGACCCTGGTGTTAGCGGTTAGCATTCTGGACCGCTTCCTGGCTCCCATCAAA GCCCGTCCAAAGTACCTGCGCTGCATCGCCATTGCCTGCTTCTTCCTGGCTGCCAAGACCTGTGAGGAGGACGAG tgtgtgccCTCTCTGAGGGAGCTGGCTGCCTCCAGCAGCTGTGGCTGTTCTCCATCAGAGATCCTGAGGATGGAGCGGATCATCCTGGACAAACTGAACTGGGATCTGCACACCGCCACACCGCTGGACTTCCTGCACATC TTCCATGCGATGGTCTTGTCGTGTCGTTCTGGGTTTTTGGACTCCATGTTGGGACTGAACCGTTCTCAGCACCTCGCCCTGCTCACACAGCGACTCTACCACTGTCTGGCCGACCACACGCTCATAAAG cTCAGAGGATCCATGCTGGCCTTGGCCCTCATCACCCTAGAGCTGGAGACCTGTTGTCCTGACTGGCTGGCTCTCACCATAGACCTGCTAAAAAAGGCACAG atcgACAGCTCTGAGTTGATTCGGAGTCGAGAGCTCGTGGCTCGTAGTCTGTCCACACCGAGAGCTTCCCTGCCTCCAAACACTGTCTACATCTACCAACCCCTGCAGAGCCAAACCACCCCGCAGCCTCCGGACCaggaccccccacccccctgctACACACTGG gGACCACCACCACCGAGTCTTCCAGGGACCACACCCATGTCACCGCCCCTGTTtcccaaccacacacacctgctggTAGGGAGCAGGGGAGCCAGCAGCCCTGGAGCTCCGCCTTCTCCTCGTCCTCCACGAACAGCAGTATCCCAGCTCTACTGTCTCCACCCAAACAGCTCCGTCATCTTAACCAGCTGCAGAGGGTCACGCTGCGCTGCAAGGCCTCGGCCAAGCGCAAG gtggaggagatggaggtggaCGACTTCTACGACGGCATCAAGCGCCTCTACAACGAAGAcgtcaccaccaccaccaccacctctgcCATCCAGGAGGGGTCAACACCTGCAACTGGGGCGATgacaacaggaggaggaggaggcggcctGGGTGTCTGCAGTGTCCTGTTGCCCCGACAGGAAGGCAGTTCCTCCCCCTGCCCGCCTCTGCAGCCAGTCAGTGCCTCCTAG